One part of the Dunckerocampus dactyliophorus isolate RoL2022-P2 chromosome 11, RoL_Ddac_1.1, whole genome shotgun sequence genome encodes these proteins:
- the LOC129189585 gene encoding uncharacterized protein LOC129189585, which translates to MELHCLLVETSTSASSCSMDPVYDNCPPFTQRGRDREMESRVVYPAVTRPPGLCIPQTVLAPAVAEVPTRVSEGRAPGSVPDHSYCGWRGGLGVLAHDPGINRIRGGGGGGGGGYWPDDSTQLYHIPSPTQSTEHQSTLSFYDNLSGAETPDHIEVFEMEPSFQEHFQEDMWASKLIQVAADEGGPWLESGCDNQNQEIKHQQELGSVSCGFVQEDQMLHIHQSSQQHRQALWQQSKAQHQAQTPWAPKVPPPLPLADPSASALRSLLTNLQQHIVRQQEVYEARIVSLQERNEELQEEVVRLKTNLSRQRHWYQAVQAKITESERERAAAELCNSALQKDMEQFFDTFGELNNEAKKTENIIRSF; encoded by the exons atGGAATTACACTGTCTTCTTGTGGAGACCTCCACCTCAGCCAGTTCCTGCTCCATGGACCCAGTGTACGACAACTGCCCACCTTTCACCCAGCGTGGGAGAGACAGGGAAATGGAGAGTAGAGTTGTGTACCCCGCTGTAACCAGACCCCCCGGCCTCTGCATCCCTCAGACTGTTCTGGCCCCTGCTGTGGCTGAGGTTCCCACACGGGTCAGTGAGGGAAGAGCGCCTGGCAGTGTGCCAGATCACTCCTACTGTGGTTGGAGAGGAGGTTTGGGAGTATTGGCGCATGATCCGGGAATAAACCGAataagaggaggaggaggaggaggaggaggaggatactGGCCAGATGACAGCACTCAACTGTATCACATCCCCAGTCCAACACAGAGTACGGAACATCAGAGCACACTGTCGTTCTATGATAACCTCTCTGGAGCTGAAACCCCTGACCACATTGAAGTTTTTGAGATGGAACCCAGCTTCCAGGAGCACTTTCAGGAAGACATGTGGGCCTCTAAGCTGATCCAGGTAGCAGCTGACGAAGGAGGCCCTTGGTTGGAAAGTGGCTGCGACAACCAGAACCAAGAAATCAAACATCAGCAAGAGTTGGGCTCTGTATCATGTGGGTTTGTACAAGAGGACCAGATGCTGCACATACATCAGTCAAGTCAGCAACACCGCCAGGCCCTATGGCAACAAAGCAAGGCTCAGCACCAAGCACAGACTCCTTGGGCTCCTAAGGTACCCCCTCCTCTACCCCTCGCTGACCCTTCCGCCAGTGCACTTCGCAGCCTTCTCACCAATCTCCAGCAGCACATCGTCAGACAACAGGAAGTGTATGAGGCGCGGATAGTCAG cttacAGGAGAGAAACGAGGAGCTGCAGGAGGAGGTTGTTCGCTTGAAAACCAACCTGTCCCGGCAGCGTCACTGGTACCAGGCTGTGCAAGCAAAGATCACAGAGTCCGAAAGAGAGCGGGCCGCAGCGGAGCTGTGCAACTCGGCACTGCAGAAAGACATGGAACAATTCTTCGACACGTTTGGAGAGCTCAACAATGAGGCAAAGAAGACAGAAAACATCATCAGGAGCTTTTGA